The segment TTGCTGACAGATGACATTCTGCGACTGCCTAAGACGGTGGAGGACCTGGCTGCTACTGTGGATCAATTTGCGCGCAACACCGAAGAACGCTTCTGCCAAGTCGAGAAGATACTGGCCGACTTGGCTGCCGCCCAGCAGCGCACCGAGCAGCACTTCGAAGAGCTAGCCGCCGCCCAGCAGCGCACCGAGCAGCGCTTCGAGGAGCTAGCCGCCGCCCAGCAGCGCACCGAGCAGCGCCTCGAGGAGCTAGCCGCCGCCCAGCAGCGCACCGAGCAGCGCCTCGAAGAGCTAGCCGCCGCCCAGCAGCGCACCGAGCAGCGCCTCGAAGAGCTAGCCGCCGCCCAGCAGCGCACCGAGCAGCGCCTCGAAGAGCTAGCCGCCGCCCAGCAGCGCACCGAGCAGCGCCTCGAAGAGCTAGCCGCCGCCCAGCAGCGCACCGAGCAGCGCCTCGAAGAGCTAGCCGCCGCCCAGCAGCGCACCGAGCAGCGCCTCGAAGAGCTAGCCGCCGCCCAGCAGCGCACCAGCGAACAGGTCGCCCGTCTTCAGAACATAATCGGGGCAACTGTGGAAGAAGAAGCCGCTGCTGTTCTGCGCGTTGTGCTTGAAGAGAAAGGCTACCACATCCTGGCCGAGGCGCTATATCTGCGGCTGAACGGAGACGTAGACGTCGCCCAGCAAGTGGAAGACGCTCAGGGGCGGCGCCTATGGGCTGTATTGGAAGCCAAGACGCGTCTGGGATGGCAGGCGGTAGAAGCCTGGGCCAATCGCATCCGATCGGAAGGGTTCCGAGCCGCGCTGCGCCGAGTTGGGGTAGAAGGGCCATTCCTCGTGTATGTGTATGGGATGCGGGCAGACTTGAGCGCGCGCAAGGCCGTCGAGAAGTTCGGTGTAGGCTTATTGAGCAGTCAGGGCGAGATTGTGCCGCCCAAAGAAGAGCTATCCGCTTAGTGCGCGCAACGCTGGAGATATAAGCCACCGCAAGCGCGCCGCCAATTGGCCTCTGGCGGCAGATCCCTACCGCTGCGCTCGGCCTCATCGCCGGAAGCAGCGCGAGCCACGACCTTTGCATAAGTGCATTGACGCCTGCCGTTGCCCATCTCTGCCGGTGGGTCGCTCTTATCCCGCGTAAAATTCGCCTGGGCTGCTCATTGCTATGCGTCTTGACCGAATGGATCGCGCCGCTATTGGCAGCATCCTCGCCCTCATCTTGCTCATCACCTTCTTCATCGTGCGCGGCGACCAGGTCGGTGTGCGCATCACGCGAACTTCGCCGGCGATGAACGCCGACCGCGCGCCTACCCGCAGCTTGATCGCCATCACATTCAGCGAGCCGATGAGCGCGACTACGGTAGAGCAGCGCCTCGGCATCACGCCGCCGGTCCCTGGCGCCTGGCGCTGGAACGGCAACACGGTCTTCTTGTCGGCAGCGCAGCCGCTGCAGCCAGACACGCGCTATACCATTACGCTCGCATCAGGCGCAGCGAGTGTGCGCGGCCGACGGGTGCTGCGCGACGTAGTGTGGACCTTCCGCACCAGTCGCCCGCGCTTGCTCTACCTCGCGCCGGCCAGCGGCGCTGCCAACTTGTTTGCGATGGATCCACACGACGGCATGACGCAGCGCCTGACGGATGAGCCATACGGCATCTACGACTTCGCGGTTAGCCCAGATGGATCGCGCATCGCCTATAGCGCCGACCGTGGCGCAGAGTATGCGGAGCGCGACATCTACATCATCAATCGTGATGGTTCGGGTCGAGAACGGCTGGTGAAATGCGATGGCCAGGTGTGCCAGGCCATATCGTGGTCGCCTGACGGGGCGCGCATCGCCTTCGAGAGGCGGGAGTTGGTGCAGGGCGCTGTCGGCCGCTCGCCCGGGCCGGCGCGCGTCTGGCTGGCCGACGTCAACACCAAAGAAAGCGCGCCGCTGTTCGGCGATTCGCAGCAGATCGCGTCGCTGCCACGCTATGCGCCCGCCGGCGAGAAGCTGGCCTTCTACGACGGCAGCACCAACAATATCGTGGTGCTCGACCTCGCCACCAATCAGCGCGTTGAGCTGCCCAGCGTGCTCGGCGATCCGGGCACATGGTCGCCCGATGGCAACCAGCTCATCTACCCCGAACTGGAGGCGTTCGACGCCGGCCGCTACGACCAGTTGCTGCGCGCCGACCTGCTCGCCAACACCATCACGCCGGTCACGCCGCTAGGGGCGGCGCGCAACTCCGGCGCAGCCTGGTCGCCGCTGGGCGATGTGGTGGTATTCGGCCGGCAGGAGACAGGCGGCAGCAGCGGCATCCTCGGCCCACAGATGTGGCTGATCGCCCCCGATGGCTCGAACATGCGCCGGCTCACATCCGAGCCGGAGGTCAGCCACGGCGCTTTCGCTTGGAGCCCAGACGGTCAATGGATCGCCGTTCAGCGCTACAACCTGCTAGAGATCAACGCGCTGCCAGAGATATGGTTGTTTAAGGCCGATGGCAGCGCGCGCCGCAAGTTGATCACCGACGGCGCGCAGCCGGCGTGGCTGCCGTAAGGGCTATACACTCAGCCGCTATAATCGCGCTGCTCACGTATGCGAGTGCTCATCATTGGCGGGGCTGGGTTTATCGGATGCAACCTGGCCGCGCATCATCTCGACAAAGGCAACCACGTCATCCTGCTCGACAACCTCTCACGGCCGCGCACACATCACAACCTCGCCTGGCTCCATCGCAAAGCGGAAAGCGAGGGCCGCGCTGCTAACTTGAGCTTCTACCAAGTGGACATTCGCGACTTCCCGCCCCTGCGCCGAGTTTTGGCGGAGACGGAGCCGGACTTGGTCGTGCATTTAGCCGGTCAGGTGACCGTGACAAAAAGCGTGCTCAACCCGCGCGAGGACTTCGAGATCAACGCCCTCGGCACGTTCAATGTGCTGGAGGCGATTCGCGCGCAGCCGCGCCCGCCGGCCATGATCTATGCGTCTACCAACAAGGTGTATGGCGGTCTGGAGGACGTCGCCGTGGTGCTGGACGGCATGCGCTATCGCTATCGCGATTACCCGAACGGCATTGGGGAAGACCGGCCGGTAGATCCAAAGTCGCCCTATGGCTGCTCTAAGTGCGCCGGCGACCAGTATACGCGCGACTACGCTCGCATTTACGGCCTGCGCACCGTCGTCTTCCGCCAGAGCACGATTTATGGCCCTCATCAGTTCGGCCTCGAAGATCAAGGCTGGCTGGCCTGGCTGATGATCGCGACAGCTACGGGGCGGCCGATCACGATCTACGGTGACGGCAAGCAAGTGCGCGACATGCTGCACGTGCATGACCTGATCGCCGCCTACGACGCTGCCTGGGAACGCATGGACGCCGTGGCCGGCGAAGTGTTCAACATCGGCGGCGGCGCAACGAACACCCTCACCATCTGGTCGGAGACCGGGCCTTGGCTGGAGGCACTGGCCGGTCGGGCTATCCCCGTCACCTACGCCGACTGGCGCCCCGGCGACCAGCGCGTATTCATCAGCGACAACCGCAAGGCCGAGCGACTGCTTGGCTGGTCGCCGAAGATCGGCATCCGCGAAGGCGCGCAGCAACTGTGGGATTGGGTCACCGCTAATCGTGACTTGTTCACCTAGCCGCGTCCGGGCCGGCCGAAGTTGGCGAACGCATCACCGTCTTGGACGCCGCCTACGCCGTGCGACCTCATCGCAGCGCCATCCCGCGCGATTCGGCGCAGCGTGGCGTCTCGCGTAAGACTCCAGCCATATCACAAAAGACCGCTTCCTCCGCTCGCGCGCAGCAAGGTTTCGTCCATCGAAATCTGCCCCACACAGGTGCGCTTGGCAGCCTGGCGACGGCGGCGCACGACGAAAATCGCCCGCTATGGCGCGTACAATGCCGCTCGGACATGGAACTCGATCAACTCTGGGAAAGCATTTTTAGCGAGGACGCCGAGCGCGTGCGCCACGCATGGCGCGGGCTCAACCAGCAAGAACGACTTGCGGTGCTTCAATTGTTAGCGCGCGTCACCCAAGACGCGCAGCGCATCGAGGCACAGCGTATCGCAGCACAGTTCGCGCTGGACACATTGGCGGGCAACGCCGACGCCCCTCCATCCGGCGATCACCTGCCGGAGGGGGCGCTGGATTTCGCCCGCAACCTGGCGCGCGAGACTGCGCAACGGCTCAAGGCAACCTTCGGTCAACTCAGCGCCGCGCTTAAGCATGACGGCACGCTGGTCACCCAGTCCGACATCGAAGCTGACCGCCGACTCAGCGACGCCATCCTCGACCGCTATCCCACGCACGGCATCCTGTCCGAAGAACGCGACCAAATCTTTCGCGGCCAGGAGTGGTGCTGGGTGATTGACCCCATTGACGGCACGACCAACTTCACATGGGGCGCGCCGACCTGGGGCGTGCTGATCGGCCTGCTGCACTTCGGACAGCCCGTGTTAGGCGTGGCCGACTTTCCGATGACCGGCGAGCAGTTCTACGCCGCGCGCGGCAGTGGCGCCTGGTTGAACGAGAGGCCTATTCGCGTCGCGGCATTAGAACAAGACCAGCGCACCGGCAAGCCGCTAATACACAAGACGCAGCTTTTTGCCTGCTGCACGCGAACGCTCCAACGCGGGATGCCGGATATTCCCACGAAGTTGCGCGTCTTCGGCGCAACCGGCTACAACCTGGCCTTGGTGGCTAAAGGGGCTTGTCTCGGCAGTTTAGATATTCTCTCCCATGTGTGGGATGTCGCTGCGCTGTGGCCGCTGGTCGAGGAGGCCGGCGGATGCATCCGAACAAACCTGCAACGTGAACTCTTCCCCTTACAAACGGGTCAAGATTACGGCGCAACAACGTTCTCCATCCTCGCAGCCTGCTCACCGCACATGATGGCTTACCTGGAGCACCGATTAAGCGACCGGTTTTAACATAAATAAAAAGCGAGTCGCTTCCACTCCTCCAGGCTCAATGTCTCGGCGCGCCGGCCAGGCTCAATGCCACTCTGCCTAAGCGCCGCCTCCGCTTCAGACTTAGTGATCTTCAAACCGGCTGCCAAAGTGTTGCGCAACTGCTTACGTGGCTGGCTGAAGCCGGCTTTGACTGCGCGAAAGAACTTCTGGGCGTCTATATCGGGCGGCCGGTTGTGCGGCGTGATCCGCAAGATAGACGACTCGACCCCCGGCTGAGGATAGAACCGGTTTGGGGGGATTCTGAACAGCAAATCGGGCCGTCCATAGAACTGCACACTAACAGCCAGGAGGCTCATGTCCGGCGGTTGCGCGGTCACGCGTTCGGCCACTTCAGTCTGCACCGTAAGCACGACCGATGCTATGGACAGACCGCATTCGAGGATGCGCCGGATGGCCGCCGAGGTGATGTAGTACGGTAGATTAGCAACAAAACGAGTGGCCTGAAACGGTCTGCCAAACGAGCGCGCCGCATCCTGGGCCAATTGGACGAAATCCACTTTGAGCGCATCGCCGTGAACGATGGTGACATTCCGCGCTTCGCCCAGCTCCTCCCGCAGCGCAGGGATCAGCGTTTGATCGAGTTCGATGGCGACAACCCAGCCAGCGCACTTCGCCAGGTGCTTGGTCAGCGCACCGGCGCCCGGGCCGATCTCAAGCACCAAGTCGCCCTGTCCGACCTCGGCTGCGTCAACGATGCGGCGTGCAGTAGCTTCATCGGCGAGGAAATTCTGTCCCAGGCTTTTGCGAGGAACGATGCCATGGGCCTTTATTCGGCTACTCAAGGCGATAGCGGATCTGATTAGGGACGGGGGTTAGCAGATAGACGTCCACCCAGCGGTACCACAGCTTAAGGTTGTCGTCGTCGTAGCCCAGATCGATGCGTTTGCCGACGATCGCGCTGCCGGTGTCGCACGCGTTGCCGATGCCGTAGCCCGGCACATAGACGTTCGAGCCGAGGCTAATGACGCGCGGGTCCACAGCGACGATGCCGAAGCGCATGCGCTGTCCACAGCGCGCTATCCCATACCACGACTTGTTGCGCGAGACGCCCGCGGTGCTGGCCGAATAAGATGTCGCCAACATGCGGATCTTGCGCCAGTA is part of the Candidatus Roseilinea sp. genome and harbors:
- a CDS encoding CDP-paratose 2-epimerase, translating into MRVLIIGGAGFIGCNLAAHHLDKGNHVILLDNLSRPRTHHNLAWLHRKAESEGRAANLSFYQVDIRDFPPLRRVLAETEPDLVVHLAGQVTVTKSVLNPREDFEINALGTFNVLEAIRAQPRPPAMIYASTNKVYGGLEDVAVVLDGMRYRYRDYPNGIGEDRPVDPKSPYGCSKCAGDQYTRDYARIYGLRTVVFRQSTIYGPHQFGLEDQGWLAWLMIATATGRPITIYGDGKQVRDMLHVHDLIAAYDAAWERMDAVAGEVFNIGGGATNTLTIWSETGPWLEALAGRAIPVTYADWRPGDQRVFISDNRKAERLLGWSPKIGIREGAQQLWDWVTANRDLFT
- the rsmA gene encoding ribosomal RNA small subunit methyltransferase A, whose translation is MSSRIKAHGIVPRKSLGQNFLADEATARRIVDAAEVGQGDLVLEIGPGAGALTKHLAKCAGWVVAIELDQTLIPALREELGEARNVTIVHGDALKVDFVQLAQDAARSFGRPFQATRFVANLPYYITSAAIRRILECGLSIASVVLTVQTEVAERVTAQPPDMSLLAVSVQFYGRPDLLFRIPPNRFYPQPGVESSILRITPHNRPPDIDAQKFFRAVKAGFSQPRKQLRNTLAAGLKITKSEAEAALRQSGIEPGRRAETLSLEEWKRLAFYLC